In Tachysurus fulvidraco isolate hzauxx_2018 chromosome 1, HZAU_PFXX_2.0, whole genome shotgun sequence, a single window of DNA contains:
- the LOC113653811 gene encoding histone H2B — MPEPAKTAPKKGSKKAVTKTAGKGGKKRRKTRKESYAIYVYKVLKQVHPDTGISSKAMGIMNSFVNDIFERIAGESSRLAHYNKRSTITSREIQTAVRLLLPGELAKHAVSEGTKAVTKYTSSK, encoded by the coding sequence ATGCCTGAACCAGCTAAGACCGCGCCCAAGAAGGGATCCAAGAAAGCCGTGACCAAGACGGCAGGGAAAGGCGGCAAGAAGCGCAGAAAGACCAGGAAGGAGAGTTACGCCATCTACGTGTACAAAGTCCTGAAGCAGGTGCACCCCGATACCGGGATCTCCTCTAAGGCCATGGGCATCATGAATTCGTTCGTCAACGACATTTTTGAGCGCATCGCCGGTGAGTCTTCTCGTCTGGCTCACTACAACAAGCgctccaccatcacctctaGGGAGATCCAGACTGCCGTGCGTCTGTTGCTTCCTGGAGAGTTGGCCAAGCACGCCGTGTCTGAGGGCACGAAGGCCGTCACCAAGTACACCAGCTCCAAGTAA
- the LOC113636857 gene encoding histone H4 — MSGRGKGGKGLGKGGAKRHRKVLRDNIQGITKPAIRRLARRGGVKRISGLIYEETRGVLKVFLENVIRDAVTYTEHAKRKTVTAMDVVYALKRQGRTLYGFGG; from the coding sequence ATGTCTGGTAGAGGTAAAGGTGGTAAGGGACTCGGCAAAGGGGGCGCAAAGCGTCATCGTAAGGTCCTTCGCGATAACATCCAGGGAATCACTAAGCCGGCTATTCGCCGTTTGGCTCGCCGTGGCGGTGTTAAGCGTATTTCCGGCCTGATTTACGAAGAGACTCGCGGTGTGCTGAAAGTCTTCTTGGAGAACGTCATCCGCGACGCCGTCACCTACACCGAGCACGCCAAAAGAAAGACCGTCACCGCCATGGATGTGGTGTACGCTCTGAAACGCCAGGGACGCACTCTGTACGGCTTCGGCGGATAA